Part of the Elusimicrobiota bacterium genome, TTGAACATGCTTTCTACTATTTCTTTATTTTGATTGCGGTCAGAACCCTTTTCGCTTAAAAATTTCTCTTTATTTAATAAATCCGGTTTGATATAAATTATTTCTTCTTTGCCGTTTTCGTAACTTATATGAGCATCAAGAATATAGCCGCGGTCATACATTTTCTTAAATAAGATATTTTCTTTTGTATTATATCCTATTACCCAATGCAGATCCCCGTTTTCATAAAAGCCGCTTTCTTGCGTTAATTCCCCGTTTTTAAATGATTTCTCATACTCCATTTGCCCGTTCTTAAAATACCATCTTTTCTTTTCTATTTTGCCATTTTTATACAAGGTCCAATTATTTCTTATGTTGTTTATATCGTTATAAGTTGTGCTTTTGATCACGCCGCCTCTATATCGCTTATCAGTCTCAATAATCCCGTTCTCATAATACCAGCACTCCCTGACTAGTTTATCGTTTTCAAAAAATTCTTCTTTTTGCAGGCGTCCGTTTTTATATAGTTTTACATTTATTTTTCGTCCGCCAAAATAAGTTGTTTTGCTTTTTATTGTTCCGTCGCTATATTGTTCCGTTACCACACCGGTTCTATTAAGAATATTAAAATGATTTAACGCGATAAAACCGCCAAATCCGATCAAGGCGGCGCAAACACAAAATATTGTCAATTTATATTTCATTTTTCATTTACCTTAAAATAACGGAATATTCGTGTTAACGCTAAAGCTCACAGAGCTTTTTTCACCATAAAAATAATCGGGAACAGCAATTATATTAGCCAGTGAAAGATTGAAATTGATATACTTCAAATAGTTTCCGCTTATTGTAGGCCCCCACGACGACATAGTTTGAACGCTTCCGTAAGTGTTGGGCCTGATCATGCCGACATCGTAAAATACTCCGATAGAAAAATACTTTAAGGCTTTCGTAACGTTTTTATCGTCAAAAAATGAAAAACAATTTTCAAGCGGAGTCGTTATATCGTTGCTTATACTAAAACCGCTTTCGCCGCTTACTCCGCCGTCTTTAAACCCCCTGACGCTCGTGCCAAACTGCTCGGAACCTAACAAATCGTACCAGGAATACTGCGCCCGAAAATTTGCCATATACGTCAATGGAAAATTTACGCCCGGAACATTGAATATTGAATAAAAATAACCAAGGGCGCCCAAAGCCTCGTATTGAGCTTTAGGATCTCCTATTTTTATGTCTTGCGGATCTTTTTGTGCCCCGAACGCATCAAGCCCGCGAATATAATTCAACCGGATCATTAATGAGCCGTTCTCTAAATAATGTGTGTCCATAATATAAAGCTCCGCAGGGGCTATTTGCATACTCGACGGCAATTTTTGAGAAATTATACCTTGAATCAAAAAACTATTCACTTCTTTTCTGCTTATTTTTACGCCCGAGCTGAACCTGTATCGTTGTCCTCTAAAAAGCATTTTATCGACGCTTAAACCTTGCGTGTATGAATCGGCTTTTGACTGGATATTTCCGAATAATCCCGGCACAGTCGTTAAATAAAAGGATTTTGAATAATTGGCGCTAAATGTCCAATACCCGAACGGGATGCTCATGATCGCAGAATAAGTATTCGAATAAAATTCGTCTTCCTTGTCATTCAATCCCCGAACGTAATTCAAAGTCAAATTATCGTTAAGCCTGAAGAAATTATCAATTTCCAGCCCGGTAGTATTTCTATACTCTTTGGTCGTCTCTGACCCTGCATTATCGACGCCGATATTTAATCTTGTTCTTCGGCTCGGCTTATTTTTAAGCTCTACTATAGTCTCGCCCTCTTTTTCTCCCGGCACTATATTCATAACCACATCATTAGATTTTATTTTATTCATCTGCTCCAGCCCTTGTTCAATATTACGAATGTTAAAAACATTGCCCTCTAAAAACGGGAACGCCATAAATATCGGCAAAGGATCCTGTTTATCTGAAAAACGTATTTTTTCTATTACTCCCTCAAGTACTACGAATTTTAGGATACCTTGCGGCAAAGTATTAATATCTATATATACCCGCGCTGCCGTATAGCCTTTGTTCATATATAAATTCTGAAGCTTCGTTTGAATATTTCCTATATCAATTTTAGAAAGCTCTCTATTTGAGTATTTCGACACGATAGATCTGATTTTTCTGACACTAAAGACCGAAACGCCCTCAACTATGATCTCTTTTACATAAATCGTTTCCTTGACCGGCACTATTTCTTTTTTTATCTCCGGAGCAGGCAAAGAAATGCCGGCTTTTCTTACTTTCTCGATTTCTTCCATTTGTTTTAATAATTGCCTTTTTTCTTCGGCTATCTGATCTATTTGCTGCAAATATTTTTGTTCCTCTGCAGCCAACTCTGCGTCTGTCATAGCGTATGTATTCGATGACAGTAAGATTCCTAATATAAGCAATGAAACTCTCTTTAACATTTCACGTAACTCCCGTTAAATTCTGCCTGAATTAATCTTTTCATTTTCCTCTCCAAATTAAAAACACCAAACAACCTTACTGGTCGCTTGGTGCAATTATCGGCTTGTCAAAAGCTGCTTAAGGAAAACCATACTTCCCCCTTCCTGGCTTCCTGCAACTGTAAATAGTTTATTGCTTTATTATTCTGTTGTCAATAGCCCCGCAACGGTGGGGACACGGACTCGGACTTCACGGCAGTGCGAGGTAACGACACTTATATCGAATCTCCTCAAGCACATTCAGCAGCGCCGCCAAATCCACCGATTCGCCGCGAAATGTCAAAGTCTGCGTCAATGGGTTATAGGTCCTATGACAGTTGGCAGGATTGCTTCCCCAGATCGATTTGAATGAATCGATACTTGGGTCCATATAAACCGCAGAACGATTTTCCTCAAACCAGTCTTCGATTCGCTCATCGTAGTGCTCAAAATGATTTCGGAACTTACGATCGGAAAGCAGGTTGCGGTTATCGACATTGAGCAACATTCGTAATGCCTTACCTCGCGCTACAGACGACTTCCGCGATGGCCAGAGAATCTTGGAGACATTTCCGGCGGCTATGAGAATTGATTGGATTGCCCCCCAAACTTCAATCTCGTTGAAGTGATCAGTGGTGACCTGCAGACGCTCAGCAGCCCGTTTCGCAATCTTCGCCTGCATCACGATCTCGGCAATAAAGACCATCTCCGAAAGATCTTTCATTTGACTATCACCCGCCATTTATGTTCGCCGCGCTTACCGCTGCGATGTCGCATAACATCCGGGATCCACAACAACCTTATAACTTATACACTTTTTAACTGCTTTTTCGGGCCTGACACGGATTCGACATTCATTAAAAATCAAATGCTTTCTCGTTATATTCATCTATTTTATTAATTAACTTTCTAATCTCATTTATTTTCTGACGTATTATCTTTGGAGTAACTATTACTTTTTTAAATTTCACATATCCCTCTTGGCTATCAACTACAATTTTACTTCTGACATAACCTTCTTTTGACAAAGATTGCCAATTAGCATGTATAATGGTATTGCGAAATGTATTTATGCTCTTTAGTCCTTCAGTAATATTATTTAAAAGACATTTATGCTTCTTATCACTAACTGATTCTAACCTAGCATACATTTTGTAGAATAAATCAATTTTGTCATAAGTAGAAAGTTTTTCAATAACCACGTAACCACTCTCATGGCTGCCCTGATGTAATATTTCAGCAATTGCCAAATTGAGTTCATGTTCTAATAGGCT contains:
- a CDS encoding ShlB/FhaC/HecB family hemolysin secretion/activation protein; its protein translation is MLKRVSLLILGILLSSNTYAMTDAELAAEEQKYLQQIDQIAEEKRQLLKQMEEIEKVRKAGISLPAPEIKKEIVPVKETIYVKEIIVEGVSVFSVRKIRSIVSKYSNRELSKIDIGNIQTKLQNLYMNKGYTAARVYIDINTLPQGILKFVVLEGVIEKIRFSDKQDPLPIFMAFPFLEGNVFNIRNIEQGLEQMNKIKSNDVVMNIVPGEKEGETIVELKNKPSRRTRLNIGVDNAGSETTKEYRNTTGLEIDNFFRLNDNLTLNYVRGLNDKEDEFYSNTYSAIMSIPFGYWTFSANYSKSFYLTTVPGLFGNIQSKADSYTQGLSVDKMLFRGQRYRFSSGVKISRKEVNSFLIQGIISQKLPSSMQIAPAELYIMDTHYLENGSLMIRLNYIRGLDAFGAQKDPQDIKIGDPKAQYEALGALGYFYSIFNVPGVNFPLTYMANFRAQYSWYDLLGSEQFGTSVRGFKDGGVSGESGFSISNDITTPLENCFSFFDDKNVTKALKYFSIGVFYDVGMIRPNTYGSVQTMSSWGPTISGNYLKYINFNLSLANIIAVPDYFYGEKSSVSFSVNTNIPLF